Sequence from the Leisingera methylohalidivorans DSM 14336 genome:
GGGATTGCCGCGCGTGCGACGATCCTGTCGGGCAGTTACATGCTGTATGAACGGCACGGCGCAGGCCCCGCACCCGAGGCGTTTGCCGAAACCCGCTATCAGATGCCGAATTGTTCTGCCCGGATGGACAGCCTGCGTGCAGCGATCCTGCGCCCGCAGCTGGCCCGGCTCGACGGGAGCATCAGCGCCTGGAACGCGCTCTATGCCGTTACCGATCGCGGGCTTGCCGCATCGAACCGGATCCGCACCATCACAAGGCCTGCTGCGGAAACGCCGGTGGGATCGTCGATCCAATTCCGTCTGCCCGGTTTCAGCGCAGCGCAATGCGAGGCCGTGCTGGCCGCTGCCGATGCGCGCGGCGTCGAGTTGAAGTGGTTTGGCGCCGCCGAACCAAGGGGCTTCACCTCCAACCATCAAAGCTGGCGCTACATGGACAGGCATGCCTTGCCGCATACCGATCGCGTGCTGTCGGCGCTGTTTGACATGCGTCTGCCGCTGCCGTTCAGCGAACAGGACTGCGCCTTCGTTGCAGAGCTGATCTGCGAGGCCGTGGATGAGGTGGCGTCATGACCCGTCGCGTGGTCGGTGTTCTGGGCGGGATGGGGCCAGAGGCCACAATCCTTTTGCAACAACGTCTGCTGCAGAAGATCGAGGCCCGCGATGATGCCGACCACCTGCCGCTTTTGATCGACATGAACCCGCAGGTGCCCTCGCGGATTGCGCATCTGATCGAAGGGCGCGGCGAAAACCCGGGCCCGGTTCTTGCTGGCATGGCGCAGCGGCTGGAAACCGCTGGCGCCACTGCCCTGGCCATGCCCTGCAACACGGCCCACCACTATGCGCCCTTCATTACGGCGGCAGCCACAGTTCCCTTTCTCGATATGGTGGCGCTTTCGGTGGCTGTGGCCCGTCAAAACCTGCCGCAAGGGGCCAAAGTCGGAATTCTGGCCTCGCCCGCCGTCAAGATGGCGGGAGTGTTTGATGAGCCCCTCAAAGAGGCGGGGCTGTCGGCGCTCTGGCCGGCCGATGCGGACAGGATGCT
This genomic interval carries:
- a CDS encoding aspartate/glutamate racemase family protein, whose amino-acid sequence is MTRRVVGVLGGMGPEATILLQQRLLQKIEARDDADHLPLLIDMNPQVPSRIAHLIEGRGENPGPVLAGMAQRLETAGATALAMPCNTAHHYAPFITAAATVPFLDMVALSVAVARQNLPQGAKVGILASPAVKMAGVFDEPLKEAGLSALWPADADRMLTAIKQIKVNGPTPDALGILTDAATELTRCDADMLFVACSEFSLMAEELVAQVPIVDTVDVLATAIHDHTTQEAS